One Leptospira wolbachii serovar Codice str. CDC genomic region harbors:
- a CDS encoding alpha/beta hydrolase — MTTNSTIVRTLNRTYPIPMEEKWAFAKRKPMFFGYVAAQYFLSTQKQKTSRKEMDLLALAEQKEFQENEHRIQYFHWKGEGKTILLVHGWNGNTGNFSRIVPALLEEGYNVFGIDLPGHGLSSGRYSNIVLSAKMVRRLVADIGNPDFIITHSFGGAVATVAQELGVIASKLVYIAPPLRLEILRKSFSEYYQLTEEEQESMRILLERKVKQPLSSLDLGAAGPKFNNSLLVIHDEDDVEIPFSMGLAVSKAWKKSKLVPTKGLGHKMILRTESVKEEILNFLKED, encoded by the coding sequence ATGACTACAAATAGCACGATCGTTCGTACTTTAAATAGAACCTACCCTATCCCCATGGAAGAAAAATGGGCCTTTGCTAAAAGAAAACCCATGTTTTTTGGTTATGTGGCGGCACAGTATTTTCTATCCACTCAGAAACAAAAAACATCACGCAAAGAAATGGATCTGTTGGCACTCGCAGAACAAAAAGAATTTCAAGAGAATGAACATCGCATCCAATACTTTCATTGGAAGGGAGAAGGAAAAACTATTCTTCTCGTTCATGGTTGGAATGGAAATACGGGAAATTTTTCGAGAATAGTCCCTGCTCTTTTGGAAGAAGGTTACAATGTGTTTGGAATCGATTTGCCTGGACATGGACTTTCTTCTGGTCGTTATTCGAATATTGTTCTTTCAGCAAAGATGGTGCGTAGGCTTGTCGCAGACATTGGTAATCCTGATTTTATCATCACCCATTCATTTGGTGGGGCAGTAGCAACCGTAGCACAAGAATTAGGTGTTATTGCGAGTAAGTTAGTTTATATTGCACCACCCTTACGATTGGAAATCTTAAGAAAGAGTTTCAGTGAATACTACCAGCTGACTGAAGAGGAACAAGAATCCATGCGTATCCTATTGGAACGAAAGGTGAAACAACCATTGAGTAGTTTAGATTTAGGAGCTGCAGGTCCTAAGTTTAACAACTCACTTCTTGTCATTCATGATGAAGATGATGTGGAAATTCCATTTTCTATGGGCCTTGCTGTTTCCAAAGCATGGAAAAAATCTAAGTTAGTACCAACAAAAGGTCTCGGCCACAAAATGATTTTGCGAACCGAGAGTGTTAAAGAAGAAATTCTAAACTTTTTAAAAGAGGATTAA
- a CDS encoding methyl-accepting chemotaxis protein: MLTIADLWKQGKIIINRIRFGLVLLFLLAMIGAKDEFQPKMFVIHMVGTCTMGFYCAVAYVLERKTNPPTWFHKLLILFDTLVLGGTIILDCTLSLKEAQAALANAAVYFIFFFNAIYSGFLGDRKFVLLNSFIGATTSAIALYCAVTISGIKLSVDPELSRQLGYVGMAGEVLKPVFIMIAGYIVSLLVQLLTKISTLAQIKADEAELLLNQTKERNKISANAAVKLESSITNFSNFVSQTSVKLESQAASLEEITAVISELSSSFESNGSSIEEQNNKVQGMVSDTEILKETVDQILVQSERLVEIAEINKKESMSVTEVADQTAAHLEAIQSSFDQVNEINNIVAEIGEKTNLLALNASIEAARAGDVGKGFAVVANEVSKLAEFTKNNVKRISIVVKSSKEIIANARNASKNTGELAKSQIDRLNQTLVAIQDMNQLYLEQRNTLSAILLELGQIRELSKQISESTKEQLLGQKEASKGIVQLEMEVNEISRASKDLEEHIEMIKDEANKLASMSQS; this comes from the coding sequence GTGTTAACAATTGCAGATCTTTGGAAACAAGGGAAAATTATAATCAACAGAATCAGATTTGGATTGGTTCTTTTATTCCTTCTGGCCATGATTGGGGCAAAGGACGAGTTCCAACCAAAGATGTTTGTGATCCACATGGTGGGAACTTGCACCATGGGATTTTACTGTGCCGTTGCTTATGTCTTAGAAAGAAAAACCAACCCACCTACTTGGTTTCATAAACTCTTAATTCTATTCGATACTCTAGTCCTCGGTGGCACCATCATTCTGGACTGCACTTTAAGTTTAAAAGAGGCCCAGGCAGCACTGGCAAATGCAGCGGTTTATTTTATCTTCTTCTTTAATGCCATTTATTCCGGATTTTTAGGCGATCGTAAGTTTGTTCTATTAAACTCATTTATTGGTGCCACTACTTCAGCAATTGCCTTGTATTGTGCAGTGACTATTTCAGGAATCAAACTTTCTGTAGACCCTGAGTTGTCCCGCCAGTTAGGTTATGTCGGTATGGCAGGTGAAGTCCTAAAACCAGTTTTTATTATGATCGCTGGGTACATTGTTAGTTTGCTTGTTCAACTTCTAACAAAGATTAGTACTCTCGCCCAGATCAAAGCAGATGAAGCAGAACTTCTTCTAAATCAAACCAAAGAACGAAATAAAATTTCTGCCAATGCCGCAGTCAAACTAGAAAGTTCTATTACCAATTTTAGTAACTTTGTTTCACAAACTTCTGTGAAACTCGAATCGCAAGCGGCATCCTTAGAAGAAATCACCGCAGTCATTTCCGAACTTTCTAGTTCTTTTGAATCCAACGGGTCTTCTATTGAGGAGCAAAATAACAAAGTCCAAGGAATGGTATCCGATACCGAGATATTAAAAGAAACGGTAGACCAAATCCTTGTTCAAAGTGAACGATTAGTTGAAATAGCTGAGATCAATAAAAAAGAAAGTATGTCTGTTACTGAAGTGGCGGACCAAACAGCGGCCCATTTAGAAGCCATTCAATCTTCATTTGACCAAGTCAATGAGATCAATAACATAGTTGCAGAAATTGGTGAAAAGACTAACCTACTTGCGTTAAATGCATCAATTGAAGCAGCAAGAGCCGGCGATGTTGGAAAGGGCTTTGCCGTTGTTGCCAATGAAGTGAGTAAACTTGCTGAGTTTACCAAAAACAACGTAAAACGAATTTCCATCGTTGTCAAAAGTTCCAAAGAAATCATAGCCAATGCTAGAAATGCATCCAAAAACACAGGGGAATTGGCAAAATCTCAAATTGATCGATTGAACCAAACATTGGTTGCCATCCAAGACATGAACCAATTGTATTTGGAACAAAGAAATACTTTATCTGCCATTTTGTTGGAACTAGGGCAAATTCGAGAACTATCCAAACAAATTTCCGAATCCACCAAAGAACAGTTACTTGGACAAAAAGAAGCATCCAAAGGAATTGTTCAATTAGAAATGGAGGTCAACGAAATCAGTCGTGCCTCAAAAGATCTAGAAGAACATATTGAAATGATTAAAGATGAAGCCAATAAATTGGCATCCATGAGCCAGAGTTAG